One genomic window of Cololabis saira isolate AMF1-May2022 chromosome 3, fColSai1.1, whole genome shotgun sequence includes the following:
- the ctnnb1 gene encoding catenin beta-1 isoform X1, translated as MASQADLMELDMAMEPDRKAAVSHWQQQSYLDSGIHSGATTTAPSLSGKGNPEEDDVDNQVMYEWEQGFNQNFAPDQVQDIDGQYAMTRAQRVRAAMFPETLEEGMQIPSTQYDAANPTNVQRLAEPSQMLKHAVVNLINYQDDAELATRAIPELTKLLNDEDQVVVNKASVMVHQLSKKEASRHAIMRSPQMVSAIVRTMQNTNDVETARCTAGTLHNLSHHREGLLAIFKSGGIPALVKMLGSPVDSVLFYAITTLHNLLLHQEGAKMAVRLAGGLQKMVALLNKTNVKFLAITTDCLQILAYGNQESKLIILASGGPQALVNIMRTYTYEKLLWTTSRVLKVLSVCSSNKPAIVEAGGMQALGLHLTDPSQRLVQNCLWTLRNLSDAATKQEGMEGLLGTLVQLLGSDDINVVTCAAGILSNLTCNNYKNKMMVCQVGGIEALVRTVLRAGDREDITEPAICALRHLTSRHQDAEMAQNAVRLHYGLPVVVKLLHPPSHWPLIKATVGLIRNLALCPANHAPLREQGAIPRLVQLLVRAHQDTQRRTSMGGTQQQFVEGVRMEEIVEGCTGALHILARDVHNRIVIRGLNTIPLFVQLLYSPIENIQRVAAGVLCELAQDKEAAEAIEAEGATAPLTELLHSRNEGVATYAAAVLFRMSEDKPQDYKKRLSVELTSSLFRTEPMAWNETGDLGLDIGAQGEPLGYRQDDPSYRSFHSGGYGGDSMGMEPMMDHDLGGGHHPGQDYAPVEGLPDLAHAQELIEGLPPADSNQLAWFDTDL; from the exons ATGGCTTCCCAGG CTGATCTGATGGAACTAGACATGGCCATGGAGCCAGACCGTAAGGCGGCTGTCAGCCACTGGCAGCAACAGTCCTACCTAGATTCAGGAATCCACTCAGGGGCAACCACAACCGCTCCCTCCCTCAGTGGGAAAGGCAACCCTGAGGAAGACGATGTCGACAACCAGGTCATGTATGAGTGGGAGCAGGGCTTCAACCAAAACTTCGCCCCGGATCAAGTACAAG ACATAGATGGTCAGTATGCCATGACGCGTGCTCAGCGGGTCCGTGCAGCAATGTTCCCAGAGACTCTTGAGGAGGGCATGCAGATCCCCTCCACCCAGTACGACGCTGCAAACCCCACCAACGTCCAGAGGCTGGCGGAGCCGTCACAGATGCTGAAACACGCTGTGGTCAATCTGATCAACTACCAAGATGATGCTGAGCTTGCAACGAGGGCCATACCAGAACTCACCAAACTTCTCAATGACGAAGATCAG GTTGTAGTTAACAAAGCGTCAGTGATGGTCCACCAGCTTTCAAAGAAAGAAGCCTCTCGCCACGCCATCATGCGCTCCCCTCAGATGGTTTCTGCCATCGTCAGGACCATGCAGAACACAAACGATGTGGAAACTGCTCGCTGCACCGCAGGAACACTACACAACCTTTCCCACCACAGAGAGGGACTCCTGGCTATCTTCAAGTCTGGAGGAATACCAGCACTAGTTAAAATGCTCGG CTCACCGGTGGACTCGGTCCTGTTCTACGCCATCACCACCCTCCACAACCTCCTGCTGCACCAGGAAGGAGCCAAGATGGCTGTTCGCCTGGCAGGTGGTCTCCAAAAAATGGTGGCTCTGCTCAACAAAACCAATGTCAAGTTCCTTGCTATCACCACAGACTGTCTCCAGATACTGGCCTATGGAAACCAAGAAAGCAAG TTGATCATCCTGGCGAGTGGAGGTCCCCAAGCACTGGTCAACATCATGAGGACTTACACTTATGAGAAACTGTTGTGGACCACAAGCCGTGTTCTCAAAGTTCTGTCGGTGTGCTCCAGTAACAAACCTGCTATTGTAGAGGCTG GAGGAATGCAGGCCCTGGGACTCCACCTGACAGACCCCAGCCAGAGACTGGTCCAGAACTGTCTCTGGACTCTCAGGAACTTATCAGATGCTGCCACCAAACAg GAGGGGATGGAAGGTCTGCTGGGAACCTTGGTGCAGCTGCTCGGCAGTGACGACATAAATGTGGTGACATGTGCTGCTGGTATCCTGTCTAACCTGACCTGTAACAACTACAAGAACAAAATGATGGTTTGCCAG GTTGGCGGTATTGAGGCATTAGTTCGCACCGTGCTTCGTGCCGGTGATAGAGAAGACATCACAGAGCCAGCTATTTGTGCCCTGCGTCACCTCACGTCTCGACACCAGGATGCGGAGATGGCCCAGAACGCTGTCAGACTGCACTACGGCCTGCCTGTAGTGGTTAAATTACTGCACCCGCCGTCACACTGGCCACTGATCAAG GCTACAGTTGGTCTGATCCGTAACCTGGCTCTGTGTCCTGCAAACCACGCTCCCCTGAGGGAGCAGGGGGCCATCCCCAGACTGGTCCAGCTACTCGTCAGAGCTCACCAAGACACGCAGAGACGCACCAGCATGGGAGGAACACAGCAGCAGTTTGTG GAGGGAGTTCGTATGGAAGAGATCGTGGAGGGCTGCACGGGAGCACTTCACATCCTGGCCAGAGATGTTCACAACAGGATAGTCATCCGAGGTCTCAACACCATACCCCTGTTTGTACAG CTGCTGTATTCTCCCATTGAGAACATCCAGCGTGTAGCAGCAGGAGTGCTCTGTGAGCTGGCTCAGGATAAAGAAGCTGCTGAGGCCATCGAGGCCGAAGGAGCCACCGCTCCTCTCACAGAGCTGCTGCACAGCCGCAACGAAGGAGTTG CTACATATGCAGCAGCCGTTTTGTTCCGCATGTCGGAGGACAAACCCCAAGATTACAAGAAACGCCTGTCAGTGGAACTCACCAGCTCGCTGTTCAGGACAGAACCGATGGCCTGGAACGAG ACTGGAGACCTGGGTTTGGACATCGGCGCACAGGGAGAGCCTCTGGGCTACAGACAAGATG ACCCAAGTTATCGTTCCTTCCACTCGGGGGGTTACGGAGGGGACTCAATGGGCATGGAGCCCATGATGGACCATGATCTGGGTGGAGGCCACCATCCTGGGCAGGACTACGCCCCTGTAGAAGGGCTGCCTGACCTGGCACATGCCCAGGAACTGATAGAAGGCTTACCACCTGCAGACTCAAACCAACTGGCCTGGTTTGATACCGACCTGTAA
- the ctnnb1 gene encoding catenin beta-1 isoform X2, whose protein sequence is MASQADLMELDMAMEPDRKAAVSHWQQQSYLDSGIHSGATTTAPSLSGKGNPEEDDVDNQVMYEWEQGFNQNFAPDQVQDIDGQYAMTRAQRVRAAMFPETLEEGMQIPSTQYDAANPTNVQRLAEPSQMLKHAVVNLINYQDDAELATRAIPELTKLLNDEDQVVVNKASVMVHQLSKKEASRHAIMRSPQMVSAIVRTMQNTNDVETARCTAGTLHNLSHHREGLLAIFKSGGIPALVKMLGSPVDSVLFYAITTLHNLLLHQEGAKMAVRLAGGLQKMVALLNKTNVKFLAITTDCLQILAYGNQESKLIILASGGPQALVNIMRTYTYEKLLWTTSRVLKVLSVCSSNKPAIVEAGGMQALGLHLTDPSQRLVQNCLWTLRNLSDAATKQEGMEGLLGTLVQLLGSDDINVVTCAAGILSNLTCNNYKNKMMVCQVGGIEALVRTVLRAGDREDITEPAICALRHLTSRHQDAEMAQNAVRLHYGLPVVVKLLHPPSHWPLIKATVGLIRNLALCPANHAPLREQGAIPRLVQLLVRAHQDTQRRTSMGGTQQQFVEGVRMEEIVEGCTGALHILARDVHNRIVIRGLNTIPLFVQLLYSPIENIQRVAAGVLCELAQDKEAAEAIEAEGATAPLTELLHSRNEGVATYAAAVLFRMSEDKPQDYKKRLSVELTSSLFRTEPMAWNETGDLGLDIGAQGEPLGYRQDAVSCDLDEPAS, encoded by the exons ATGGCTTCCCAGG CTGATCTGATGGAACTAGACATGGCCATGGAGCCAGACCGTAAGGCGGCTGTCAGCCACTGGCAGCAACAGTCCTACCTAGATTCAGGAATCCACTCAGGGGCAACCACAACCGCTCCCTCCCTCAGTGGGAAAGGCAACCCTGAGGAAGACGATGTCGACAACCAGGTCATGTATGAGTGGGAGCAGGGCTTCAACCAAAACTTCGCCCCGGATCAAGTACAAG ACATAGATGGTCAGTATGCCATGACGCGTGCTCAGCGGGTCCGTGCAGCAATGTTCCCAGAGACTCTTGAGGAGGGCATGCAGATCCCCTCCACCCAGTACGACGCTGCAAACCCCACCAACGTCCAGAGGCTGGCGGAGCCGTCACAGATGCTGAAACACGCTGTGGTCAATCTGATCAACTACCAAGATGATGCTGAGCTTGCAACGAGGGCCATACCAGAACTCACCAAACTTCTCAATGACGAAGATCAG GTTGTAGTTAACAAAGCGTCAGTGATGGTCCACCAGCTTTCAAAGAAAGAAGCCTCTCGCCACGCCATCATGCGCTCCCCTCAGATGGTTTCTGCCATCGTCAGGACCATGCAGAACACAAACGATGTGGAAACTGCTCGCTGCACCGCAGGAACACTACACAACCTTTCCCACCACAGAGAGGGACTCCTGGCTATCTTCAAGTCTGGAGGAATACCAGCACTAGTTAAAATGCTCGG CTCACCGGTGGACTCGGTCCTGTTCTACGCCATCACCACCCTCCACAACCTCCTGCTGCACCAGGAAGGAGCCAAGATGGCTGTTCGCCTGGCAGGTGGTCTCCAAAAAATGGTGGCTCTGCTCAACAAAACCAATGTCAAGTTCCTTGCTATCACCACAGACTGTCTCCAGATACTGGCCTATGGAAACCAAGAAAGCAAG TTGATCATCCTGGCGAGTGGAGGTCCCCAAGCACTGGTCAACATCATGAGGACTTACACTTATGAGAAACTGTTGTGGACCACAAGCCGTGTTCTCAAAGTTCTGTCGGTGTGCTCCAGTAACAAACCTGCTATTGTAGAGGCTG GAGGAATGCAGGCCCTGGGACTCCACCTGACAGACCCCAGCCAGAGACTGGTCCAGAACTGTCTCTGGACTCTCAGGAACTTATCAGATGCTGCCACCAAACAg GAGGGGATGGAAGGTCTGCTGGGAACCTTGGTGCAGCTGCTCGGCAGTGACGACATAAATGTGGTGACATGTGCTGCTGGTATCCTGTCTAACCTGACCTGTAACAACTACAAGAACAAAATGATGGTTTGCCAG GTTGGCGGTATTGAGGCATTAGTTCGCACCGTGCTTCGTGCCGGTGATAGAGAAGACATCACAGAGCCAGCTATTTGTGCCCTGCGTCACCTCACGTCTCGACACCAGGATGCGGAGATGGCCCAGAACGCTGTCAGACTGCACTACGGCCTGCCTGTAGTGGTTAAATTACTGCACCCGCCGTCACACTGGCCACTGATCAAG GCTACAGTTGGTCTGATCCGTAACCTGGCTCTGTGTCCTGCAAACCACGCTCCCCTGAGGGAGCAGGGGGCCATCCCCAGACTGGTCCAGCTACTCGTCAGAGCTCACCAAGACACGCAGAGACGCACCAGCATGGGAGGAACACAGCAGCAGTTTGTG GAGGGAGTTCGTATGGAAGAGATCGTGGAGGGCTGCACGGGAGCACTTCACATCCTGGCCAGAGATGTTCACAACAGGATAGTCATCCGAGGTCTCAACACCATACCCCTGTTTGTACAG CTGCTGTATTCTCCCATTGAGAACATCCAGCGTGTAGCAGCAGGAGTGCTCTGTGAGCTGGCTCAGGATAAAGAAGCTGCTGAGGCCATCGAGGCCGAAGGAGCCACCGCTCCTCTCACAGAGCTGCTGCACAGCCGCAACGAAGGAGTTG CTACATATGCAGCAGCCGTTTTGTTCCGCATGTCGGAGGACAAACCCCAAGATTACAAGAAACGCCTGTCAGTGGAACTCACCAGCTCGCTGTTCAGGACAGAACCGATGGCCTGGAACGAG ACTGGAGACCTGGGTTTGGACATCGGCGCACAGGGAGAGCCTCTGGGCTACAGACAAGATG CTGTATCATGTGATCTGGATGAACCTGCATCATGA